One genomic segment of Oncorhynchus nerka isolate Pitt River linkage group LG16, Oner_Uvic_2.0, whole genome shotgun sequence includes these proteins:
- the LOC115144167 gene encoding zinc finger protein 420-like isoform X2, whose protein sequence is MQNLLNDPNEMEHFFQDVFPVEFGPKYDAAIEKLMCQFLSRLEKLLPVSNFQQAASLLSDVPSVLEECVQSVSHPQQLKTLFQYHRDLSQLDNHDTLSSSDGDCILSALCLPPVERVVIATEQTESETQTLSLNVFMDTFTKELEVDSATLTEYTEMEPGTSMDVIKSEKRVECEKNNKQSIEFTDPVEYEDMEVHDCNEEENVLGIGQVQDETEGIVEEVNPRYRTVMVIGEDGVAQPYEDSSVRKPQIKTHKDSGSHGEQMKSIDVSDKIISSMLHKPSVELQRIDTTNLILPSRPVRQNRGRKMKTLLARERQQTKTELSEENAFKKCPICGKTFSRGADMKRHQKIHTGERPFQCLQCKKRFLYHFDLRRHRQNVCKVVVSEPKGETSKQLKGRSNMCDMSYKDPQSLEKPRLKCEKDSKKRRSRSPASDEKDTIQKPEGGDTEQSSGVTLEATPEDSDSSSTSTPQDPSYDPSGEPSKTEKHKQSKVCCICKKRLPKSYSMKVHMRSHSDLRPHKCPHCGQTFKNIYDMRKHIVKTVCKVLRADPEEAQAQVHALTHSPLHCTECSRMFADPVKLDRHKLSHKPLKCTMCENSFNGVKPLKKHYLDAHKFSGPFLCTSCDKSYTDLAALIRHERTHTGDLPYQCSHCPRKFNLSAVLVEHERIHTGEKRCLCWECGKGFISNAKLKMHMLCVHRKPEDKHFSCSQCDKSYALQRTLQVHVARHHAGVRFPCTYCGKLFLNMSSLTRHDLIHTQERPFKCTELECGKSFKSKSEVKVHMRYHTGERPFKCKVCGKGFTQNCYLTQHMRTHTGEKPYPCSVCGRKFDDSRKRKRHMMIHTGEKPHKCLKCEKAFSRADLLKAHDRKEH, encoded by the exons ATGCAAAACTTGCTGAATGACCCAAATGAGATGGAACACTTCTTCCAG GATGTTTTTCCTGTGGAATTTGGTCCCAAGTATGATGCAGCAATAGAGAAACTCATGTGTCAGTTTCTTTCAAGACTTGAGAAGCTACTTCCAGTATCAAACTTTCAACAG GCTGCGTCCCTGCTCAGCGATGTCCCCTCTGTTCTGGAGGAATGTGTTCAGTCTGTGTCTCACCCTCAGCAGCTGAAAACCCTGTTTCAGTACCACAGAGACCTCAGCCAGCTGGACAACCATG ATACTCTGTCTTCTTCTGATGGGGACTGCATTCtttcagctctctgtctccctccagtagAAAGGGTGGTGATTGCAACTGAACAGACAGAGTCAGAAACACAGACATTATCCTTGAATGTCTTCATGGATACATTTACCAAAGAGTTGGAGGTGGACTCTGCAACACTGACAGAGTACACAGAGATGGAACCCGGGACAAGTATGGATGTAATAAAAAGCGAGAAGAGGGTGGAATGTGAGAAAAACAACAAACAATCTATAGAGTTTACGGACCCTGTGGAATATGAGGACATGGAGGTTCATGACTGTAATGAAGAAGAGAATGTTCTGGGGATTGGACAAGTACAAGATGAGACGGAAGGTATTGTTGAAGAAGTGAACCCCAGGTACAGAACGGTGATGGTTATCGGGGAAGATGGGGTGGCACAGCCTTATGAAGATTCAAGCGTCAGAAAGCCCCAAATAAAGACTCATAAAGACAGTGGAAGTCATGGAGAACAAATGAAAAGCATAGACGTATCTGATAAGATCATATCCTCAATGCTTCACAAGCCTTCAGTGGAGCTACAAAGAATTGATACTACTAACCTGATATTACCATCTAGACCAGTTAGACAAAACAGGGGGCGTAAGATGAAGACATTGCTAGCACGAGAACGGCAACAAACCAAAACAGAACTTTCAGAAGAAAATGCATTCAAAAAATGCCCAATTTGTGGGAAGACTTTCAGTCGAGGTGCTGACATGAAGCGACACCAGAAAATCCACACAGGTGAGCGCCCATTTCAGTGTCTACAGTGTAAGAAACGCTTCCTGTACCATTTTGATCTGAGGAGACATCGGCAAAATGTGTGTAAAGTAGTTGTGTCAGAACCTAAAGGTGAAACATCCAAGCAGCTCAAAGGCAGGTCGAATATGTGTGATATGAGTTACAAGGACCCACAAAGCTTGGAGAAACCGAGACTAAAATGTGAAAAAGACTCCAAGAAAAGGCGTAGCAGATCTCCAGCTAGTGATGAGAAGGACACAATCCAGAAACCTGAGGGAGGAGACACGGAGCAGTCCAGTGGTGTTACTCTTGAGGCAACACCCGAGGACAGTGACTCATCCTCCACCAGTACTCCCCAGGACCCATCTTACGACCCATCTGGCGAACCTAGCAAGACCGAAAAACACAAACAGTCAAAAGTGTGCTGCATTTGCAAAAAACGTTTGCCAAAATCTTACAGCATGAAAGTTCACATGAGGTCCCACTCAGATCTGCGCCCTCACAAATGTCCTCATTGTGGGCAGACGTTCAAGAACATTTATGATATGAGGAAGCACATTGTAAAGACTGTGTGCAAGGTGCTGCGAGCTGATCCTGAAGAGGCCCAGGCCCAGGTACATGCACTCACCCACAGCCCCCTCCACTGCACTGAGTGCAGTAGGATGTTTGCAGACCCAGTAAAGCTAGACAGGCACAAGCTGTCGCACAAGCCTTTGAAATGCACCATGTGTGAAAACAGCTTCAATGGGGTCAAGCCCCTTAAGAAACACTATCTGGATGCCCATAAATTCAGCGGGCCATTCCTCTGCACCTCCTGTGATAAAAGCTACACTGATTTAGCAGCTCTCATCAGACACGAGAGGACTCACACCGGAGATCTCCCATACCAGTGCTCCCACTGTCCGCGGAAGTTTAACTTATCAGCGGTTCTTGTCGAACACGAGAgaatacatacaggagagaaacGATGCCTTTGCTGGGAGTGTGGAAAGGGATTTATCAGCAATGCAAAACTGAAAATGCACATGCTGTGTGTTCACAGAAAACCTGAAGATAAACACTTCTCCTGCTCCCAGTGTGACAAATCTTACGCATTACAAAGGACGTTACAAGTCCATGTGGCGAGACATCATGCTGGGGTGCGTTTCCCGTGCACATACTGCGGTAAGCTGTTTCTGAACATGTCCTCATTGACAAGGCATGACCTGATTCACACTCAGGAGAGGCCTTTTAAATGCACCGAATTGGAGTGCGGCAAAAGTTTCAAATCAAAATCTGAAGTGAAGGTACACATGAGATACCATACTGGGGAGCGGCCATTCAAGTGTAAAGTCTGTGGGAAGGGTTTTACTCAAAACTGTTATCTCACTCAACACATGCGAACTCATACAGGGGAGAAGCCATATCCTTGTTCTGTCTGTGGAAGAAAATTTGATGACTCTAGGAAACGGAAAAGGCACATGATgattcacactggagagaagccccACAAATGTTTGAAATGTGAGAAAGCTTTCAGTCGGGCAGATCTGTTGAAAGCACATGACAGGAAAGAACACTGA
- the LOC115144167 gene encoding zinc finger protein 888-like isoform X1 — protein MQKQMSGGKGPPLPLPSLRLMVPPLRLVSAAIWQTIQQRHVMDYGMLEEFVTMVTEMVPELLNIRQRAQLILGLRARLVLELCRSKPITDLQTIQPHLDRIQTLTPLWGTQTDDEDLSESNFLGLMQNLLNDPNEMEHFFQDVFPVEFGPKYDAAIEKLMCQFLSRLEKLLPVSNFQQAASLLSDVPSVLEECVQSVSHPQQLKTLFQYHRDLSQLDNHDTLSSSDGDCILSALCLPPVERVVIATEQTESETQTLSLNVFMDTFTKELEVDSATLTEYTEMEPGTSMDVIKSEKRVECEKNNKQSIEFTDPVEYEDMEVHDCNEEENVLGIGQVQDETEGIVEEVNPRYRTVMVIGEDGVAQPYEDSSVRKPQIKTHKDSGSHGEQMKSIDVSDKIISSMLHKPSVELQRIDTTNLILPSRPVRQNRGRKMKTLLARERQQTKTELSEENAFKKCPICGKTFSRGADMKRHQKIHTGERPFQCLQCKKRFLYHFDLRRHRQNVCKVVVSEPKGETSKQLKGRSNMCDMSYKDPQSLEKPRLKCEKDSKKRRSRSPASDEKDTIQKPEGGDTEQSSGVTLEATPEDSDSSSTSTPQDPSYDPSGEPSKTEKHKQSKVCCICKKRLPKSYSMKVHMRSHSDLRPHKCPHCGQTFKNIYDMRKHIVKTVCKVLRADPEEAQAQVHALTHSPLHCTECSRMFADPVKLDRHKLSHKPLKCTMCENSFNGVKPLKKHYLDAHKFSGPFLCTSCDKSYTDLAALIRHERTHTGDLPYQCSHCPRKFNLSAVLVEHERIHTGEKRCLCWECGKGFISNAKLKMHMLCVHRKPEDKHFSCSQCDKSYALQRTLQVHVARHHAGVRFPCTYCGKLFLNMSSLTRHDLIHTQERPFKCTELECGKSFKSKSEVKVHMRYHTGERPFKCKVCGKGFTQNCYLTQHMRTHTGEKPYPCSVCGRKFDDSRKRKRHMMIHTGEKPHKCLKCEKAFSRADLLKAHDRKEH, from the exons ATGCAAAAACAAATGTCTGGGGGGAAAG gtccccctcttcctctcccctctctgcgccTCATGGTCCCGCCACTGCGGCTGGTCTCAGCAGCCATCTGGCAAACGATCCAGCAGAGACACGTGATGGATTATGGGATGCTGGAGGAGTTTGTTACCATGGTCACAGAGATGGTTCCAGAGCTTCTGAACATCCGACAGAGGGCCCAACTTATTCTGGGTCTTCGAGCACgg CTGGTCCTGGAGTTGTGTCGCTCGAAGCCGATCACAGACCTCCAGACCATTCAGCCACACCTGGACAGGATACAGACCCTCACACCTCTCTGGGGGACACAG ACTGATGATGAAGATTTATCTGAATCTAACTTTCTGGGGCTGATGCAAAACTTGCTGAATGACCCAAATGAGATGGAACACTTCTTCCAG GATGTTTTTCCTGTGGAATTTGGTCCCAAGTATGATGCAGCAATAGAGAAACTCATGTGTCAGTTTCTTTCAAGACTTGAGAAGCTACTTCCAGTATCAAACTTTCAACAG GCTGCGTCCCTGCTCAGCGATGTCCCCTCTGTTCTGGAGGAATGTGTTCAGTCTGTGTCTCACCCTCAGCAGCTGAAAACCCTGTTTCAGTACCACAGAGACCTCAGCCAGCTGGACAACCATG ATACTCTGTCTTCTTCTGATGGGGACTGCATTCtttcagctctctgtctccctccagtagAAAGGGTGGTGATTGCAACTGAACAGACAGAGTCAGAAACACAGACATTATCCTTGAATGTCTTCATGGATACATTTACCAAAGAGTTGGAGGTGGACTCTGCAACACTGACAGAGTACACAGAGATGGAACCCGGGACAAGTATGGATGTAATAAAAAGCGAGAAGAGGGTGGAATGTGAGAAAAACAACAAACAATCTATAGAGTTTACGGACCCTGTGGAATATGAGGACATGGAGGTTCATGACTGTAATGAAGAAGAGAATGTTCTGGGGATTGGACAAGTACAAGATGAGACGGAAGGTATTGTTGAAGAAGTGAACCCCAGGTACAGAACGGTGATGGTTATCGGGGAAGATGGGGTGGCACAGCCTTATGAAGATTCAAGCGTCAGAAAGCCCCAAATAAAGACTCATAAAGACAGTGGAAGTCATGGAGAACAAATGAAAAGCATAGACGTATCTGATAAGATCATATCCTCAATGCTTCACAAGCCTTCAGTGGAGCTACAAAGAATTGATACTACTAACCTGATATTACCATCTAGACCAGTTAGACAAAACAGGGGGCGTAAGATGAAGACATTGCTAGCACGAGAACGGCAACAAACCAAAACAGAACTTTCAGAAGAAAATGCATTCAAAAAATGCCCAATTTGTGGGAAGACTTTCAGTCGAGGTGCTGACATGAAGCGACACCAGAAAATCCACACAGGTGAGCGCCCATTTCAGTGTCTACAGTGTAAGAAACGCTTCCTGTACCATTTTGATCTGAGGAGACATCGGCAAAATGTGTGTAAAGTAGTTGTGTCAGAACCTAAAGGTGAAACATCCAAGCAGCTCAAAGGCAGGTCGAATATGTGTGATATGAGTTACAAGGACCCACAAAGCTTGGAGAAACCGAGACTAAAATGTGAAAAAGACTCCAAGAAAAGGCGTAGCAGATCTCCAGCTAGTGATGAGAAGGACACAATCCAGAAACCTGAGGGAGGAGACACGGAGCAGTCCAGTGGTGTTACTCTTGAGGCAACACCCGAGGACAGTGACTCATCCTCCACCAGTACTCCCCAGGACCCATCTTACGACCCATCTGGCGAACCTAGCAAGACCGAAAAACACAAACAGTCAAAAGTGTGCTGCATTTGCAAAAAACGTTTGCCAAAATCTTACAGCATGAAAGTTCACATGAGGTCCCACTCAGATCTGCGCCCTCACAAATGTCCTCATTGTGGGCAGACGTTCAAGAACATTTATGATATGAGGAAGCACATTGTAAAGACTGTGTGCAAGGTGCTGCGAGCTGATCCTGAAGAGGCCCAGGCCCAGGTACATGCACTCACCCACAGCCCCCTCCACTGCACTGAGTGCAGTAGGATGTTTGCAGACCCAGTAAAGCTAGACAGGCACAAGCTGTCGCACAAGCCTTTGAAATGCACCATGTGTGAAAACAGCTTCAATGGGGTCAAGCCCCTTAAGAAACACTATCTGGATGCCCATAAATTCAGCGGGCCATTCCTCTGCACCTCCTGTGATAAAAGCTACACTGATTTAGCAGCTCTCATCAGACACGAGAGGACTCACACCGGAGATCTCCCATACCAGTGCTCCCACTGTCCGCGGAAGTTTAACTTATCAGCGGTTCTTGTCGAACACGAGAgaatacatacaggagagaaacGATGCCTTTGCTGGGAGTGTGGAAAGGGATTTATCAGCAATGCAAAACTGAAAATGCACATGCTGTGTGTTCACAGAAAACCTGAAGATAAACACTTCTCCTGCTCCCAGTGTGACAAATCTTACGCATTACAAAGGACGTTACAAGTCCATGTGGCGAGACATCATGCTGGGGTGCGTTTCCCGTGCACATACTGCGGTAAGCTGTTTCTGAACATGTCCTCATTGACAAGGCATGACCTGATTCACACTCAGGAGAGGCCTTTTAAATGCACCGAATTGGAGTGCGGCAAAAGTTTCAAATCAAAATCTGAAGTGAAGGTACACATGAGATACCATACTGGGGAGCGGCCATTCAAGTGTAAAGTCTGTGGGAAGGGTTTTACTCAAAACTGTTATCTCACTCAACACATGCGAACTCATACAGGGGAGAAGCCATATCCTTGTTCTGTCTGTGGAAGAAAATTTGATGACTCTAGGAAACGGAAAAGGCACATGATgattcacactggagagaagccccACAAATGTTTGAAATGTGAGAAAGCTTTCAGTCGGGCAGATCTGTTGAAAGCACATGACAGGAAAGAACACTGA